A genomic stretch from Campylobacter lari subsp. concheus includes:
- a CDS encoding ubiquinol cytochrome c oxidoreductase, 2Fe-2S subunit encodes MATSESRRSFMGFAFGTVAAVGGAFSLVAMKKTWDPLPSVKAAGITTVDLTDMKEGELRTIEWRKKPIFILKKDADMAKDSNRDVVVGDVAYTVVIGLCTHLGCIPAYAPSEKLFKCACHGGEFDTSGKNVFGPPPRPLDIPPFRIDGTKLVLGEEGPEYKKMIAEA; translated from the coding sequence ATGGCTACATCTGAAAGTAGACGAAGCTTTATGGGCTTTGCCTTTGGAACAGTAGCTGCTGTGGGTGGTGCTTTTTCATTAGTTGCAATGAAAAAAACATGGGATCCGCTCCCAAGTGTAAAAGCAGCAGGTATTACTACTGTAGATCTAACTGACATGAAAGAGGGCGAGCTTAGAACAATTGAATGGCGTAAAAAGCCTATATTTATCTTAAAAAAAGATGCAGATATGGCAAAAGATAGCAATAGAGATGTTGTTGTAGGTGATGTTGCTTATACTGTAGTTATTGGTCTTTGTACGCATTTAGGCTGTATTCCAGCTTATGCTCCAAGCGAAAAGTTATTTAAGTGTGCTTGCCATGGTGGTGAATTTGACACTAGTGGTAAAAATGTATTTGGTCCTCCTCCAAGACCTTTGGACATTCCTCCTTTTAGAATTGATGGAACAAAATTAGTATTAGGCGAAGAAGGTCCAGAATATAAAAAAATGATCGCGGAGGCTTAA